Proteins encoded by one window of Arachis hypogaea cultivar Tifrunner chromosome 1, arahy.Tifrunner.gnm2.J5K5, whole genome shotgun sequence:
- the LOC112707030 gene encoding ankyrin repeat protein SKIP35: MRKESRMATSYCCNAKKIKSAEFIDCEPGSIEKSGLENKLCRQERIEIGRLFQGAVSSHDWELAESLILYTDPQTLNDALCITVDSIWFLRTEVELKGITEFIKKLVADGACDFTRAVQRTSFLAACVSACQSRTVCLADTISIMAQRLHERLQECNGDEILKVEASAKVQKFTEWALKCISAHSRLQDVDNVGHISAIEVQLQLSGFKMFLDLAGNRLTGKDFSEAFDAACFPLTLFSSSFDPSWALGISATVIQGLLGMLVDGGADNVNQCFLEASRFGSTELVRILLQIAQRNNLDVDVDLALGFASHYCKIGTMECLVEEGNAIAFLGPLMRAAERGCIQVVEWFVQRGSRDMELCLALTAATSSCQVDIAAYILPHVPRHVLSTLSIEIIKAAGERSGGSLDGVAFLLQSDFLGDPASTYAVADIIAKSEDEGVASELRTFLHEHWSEAAYLEGVRLGQEHYMNLLRIIKWGGCLKDLPIPLIIAIAYLPLYRECSKAGGCLFSQRLRGQLVEATRRLGNTDDRVFDDLTNSRELLLVLEHHLPDFLVSTRPLTS, from the exons ATGAGGAAAGAATCAAGAATGGCAACCTCTTATTGTTGCAATGCCAAGAAGATCAAATCTGCAGAATTTATAGATTGTGAACCAGGAAGCATTGAGAAAAGTGGTTTGGAAAATAAATTATGTAGACAAGAAAGGATTGAAATCGGTCGGTTGTTTCAAGGTGCAGTGAGTTCCCATGATTGGGAGCTAGCAGAAAGTTTGATTTTGTATACCGATCCACAAACACTTAATGATGCCTTGTGTATCACAGTAGATTCCATATGGTTTTTGAGAACAGAGGTGGAACTTAAAGGGATAACTGAATTTATCAAGAAGTTAGTTGCCGACGGCGCTTGTGACTTCACAAGAGCTGTTCAAAGGACTTCATTTCTTGCTGCATGTGTCTCTGCTTGCCAGAGCAGGACAGTATGCCTTGCTGATACAATTAGTATAATGGCCCAAAG GTTGCATGAGCGTCTCCAAGAGTGCAATGGCGATGAAATCTTGAAGGTAGAAGCTAGTGCTAAGGTTCAAAAGTTTACTGAATGGGCTCTAAAATGTATAAGCGCCCATTCACGACTTCAGGATGTCGATAATGTTGGACACATCTCGGCCATTGAGGTCCAGCTCCAGTTATCTGGCTTTAAGATGTTCCTTGATCTTGCTGGAAATCGCCTTACAGGGAAGGATTTCAGCGAGGCATTTGATGCGGCATGCTTTCCTCTTACTCTTTTCTCAAGCTCATTTGATCCAAGTTGGGCACTTGGCATATCAGCTACTGTGATCCAAGGTTTACTGGGAATGTTAGTAGATGGTGGTGCTGACAATGTTAATCAGTGCTTCTTGGAGGCCTCGCGATTTGGTAGCACAGAACTCGTGAGAATATTATTGCAG ATTGCACAAAGGAATAACCTGGATGTTGATGTTGACTTGGCATTAGGCTTTGCttcccattactgcaaaataGGGACTATGGAGTGTTTGGTGGAAGAGGGGAATGCCATAGCATTTCTAGGCCCTTTGATGAGAGCTGCCGAAAGGGGCTGCATTCAAGTTGTTGAGTGGTTTGTACAAAGGGGAAGCCGAGACATGGAGCTATGCCTTGCCCTTACAGCAGCCACTTCTAGCTGTCAAGTTGACATAGCTGCATACATTCTTCCACACGTACCTCGGCATGTCCTTTCTACGCTTAGTATCGAAATTATCAAGGCTGCCGGTGAGCGCAGCGGCGGATCTCTTGATGGCGTAGCATTTCTGCTGCAATCCGATTTCTTAGGTGATCCTGCATCTACTTATGCTGTTGCAGATATCATTGCTAAATCAGAGGATGAGGGTGTTGCTTCTGAACTAAGGACTTTTCTCCATGAGCATTGGTCAGAAGCAGCATACTTGGAAGGAGTAAGGCTAGGACAAGAGCATTACATGAACCTGTTAAGAATCATTAAATGGGGAGGGTGTTTAAAAGATCTTCCAATTCCATTGATAATTGCTATTGCTTATCTCCCTCTTTATAGAGAGTGTAGCAAAGCTGGTGGCTGTTTGTTTTCCCAAAGGCTTAGGGGACAATTGGTGGAGGCCACAAGAAGGCTTGGGAATACTGATGATAGGGTGTTTGATGATCTTACCAATTCTAGAGAACTTCTGCTTGTTCTAGAGCATCACCTTCCTGATTTTCTAGTTTCTACACGCCCATTGACTAGCTAG
- the LOC112707049 gene encoding protein TIFY 3B, which yields MACLKPDELELVGRGEQGSHHAMERIGDANVGSNNNNMADDASMMHFPANWPMPASGLNASAPTHFTILFNGNTYVYDGINTEKVQEIMLIAAAYAKSAEVKIGTQSSFTPLIPTSTSSSPAQRNSNNLPSKQSVCFPAEKSSICRLQEFPLARRQSLQRFLEKRRVRLFSKAPYGFSKNMAGLYDDNSPGNIENSFYDDNSPQDFAS from the exons ATGGCTTGTTTGAAACCTGATGAGTTGGAGCTTGTTGGGAGAGGAGAGCAAGGTTCTCATCATGCTATGGAAAGAATTGGTGATGCTAATGTTGgttccaacaacaacaacatggcTGATGATGCTTCTATGATGCATTTTCCTGCTAACTG gCCAATGCCAGCATCTGGACTGAATGCATCAGCGCCAACTCATTTTACCATCTTATTCAATGGGAACACTTATGTCTATGATGGAATTAATACAGAGAAG GTGCAAGAGATAATGCTTATTGCTGCTGCATATGCCAAGTCTGCTGAAGTGAAAATTGGGACACAATCTTCATTCACTCCACTCATTCCCACTTCCACAAGTTCTTCTCCTGCACAAAGAAACTCCAACAACTTGCCTTCAAAACAATCTGTCTGCTTTCCTGCAGAAAAGAGTTCCATTTGCAGGCTGCAAg AATTTCCGTTAGCACGTAGACAATCTCTTCAGAGGTTTCTTGAGAAGCGACGAGTCAG gtTGTTTAGCAAAGCCCCTTATGGTTTCTCAAAAAACATGGCTGGCCTCTATGATGACAATAGTCCAGGGAACATAGAGAACAGCTTTTATGATGACAATAGTCCACAAGATTTTGCTTCTTAA